The Solea senegalensis isolate Sse05_10M linkage group LG9, IFAPA_SoseM_1, whole genome shotgun sequence genome has a segment encoding these proteins:
- the tapbpl gene encoding tapasin-related protein gives MMMIEVILFGFFQTCACAAGVADVVLSCNLVEEGAGMGRMGPAFARSPATLVFRDVAVTLDESLEALTPFVPPSVPDPDHILFEAKAVSSVEIPHIEVLLHADCNDQEVMCEISHYTPHGSEGSSSPAYFMVSLDVEGVQFSTSLILQTLVIEKNHTTLVQPKLGLPLSQAGTLLTEVIFMVFSHITSVSAPLRGDVLLHCGFKQHETLLMQEVSIEWRLQHRGKGRRMLEMRTGMDNADGNTVVYSDRRDLRMDATQVVSEGNVSVTLNKLKVSDEGTYICTVSIGRFHAQQVIKLHVHQPPSVSLSEEKLVLKTESPQTLSCHCSKYYPLDAQMEWFYLSPTATEHVVFPNQGSLSSHRQHADGTFSLSSHLAVPPTVSPGTKIICMVSHPALDTPLSVSVVVQSPQPDSYQWILGFLIITVIFFYQVMK, from the exons CTGCTGGAGTCGCAGATGTGGTACTGTCGTGCAACCTGGTGGAGGAGGGAGCTGGAATGGGAAGAATGGGACCAGCCTTTGCACGATCTCCAGCTACTCTTGTCTTTCGCGATGTGGCAGTGACCCTCGACGAATCGCTGGAAGCACTCACTCCGTTTGTCCCACCCTCAGTCCCTGATCCAGACCACATCCTGTTCGAGGCCAAAg CAGTGTCATCAGTTGAGATCCCCCATATAGAGGTGTTACTCCATGCTGACTGCAATGATCAGGAAGTGATGTGTGAAATAAGCCATTACACTCCGCATGGATCAGAGGGAAGTTCCTCTCCAGCCTACTTCATGGTGTCACTTGATGTTGAAGGAGTTCAGTTCAGCACTTCACTGATTCTGCAGACCTTGGTGATAGAGAAGAACCACACGACGCTGGTGCAACCCAAGCTGGGTCTTCCACTCAGCCAGGCAGGCACACTGCTGACTGAGG TGATATTCATGGTGTTTTCCCACATTACGTCTGTATCTGCGCCGCTGAGAGGCGACGTCCTCCTCCACTGTGGTTTCAAGCAGCATGAAACACTGTTAATGCAGGAAGTGAGCATTGAATGGCGACTGCAGCACAGAGGGAAGGGGCGAAGGATGCTTGAAATGAGGACAGGGATGGATAATGCAGATGGAAACACAGTGG tgtattCAGACAGGAGAGACTTGAGAATGGATGCCACCCAGGTTGTTAGTGAGGGTAATGTCTCTGTGACTCTGAACAAGCTGAAGGTTTCTGATGAGGGAACGTACATCTGCACCGTCAGTATAGGCCGTTTCCACGCACAGCAAGTCATTAAACTCCATGTTCATC AACCACCCAGCGTCTCACTCTCAGAGGAGAAGCTGGTTTTGAAGACAGAGTCCCCGCAGACACTGAGCTGTCACTGCAGTAAATACTATCCCCTGGATGCTCAG ATGGAATGGTTTTATCTCTCTCCTACCGCTACAGAGCACGTCGTCTTTCCGAATCAGGGCTCTCTTTCCAGCCATCGACAGCATGCTGATGGGACATTCTCCCTGTCGTCCCACCTTGCTGTGCCCCCCACTGTCTCCCCAGGCACCAAAATCATTTGCATGGTGTCTCACCCAGCCCTGGACACTCCGCTCTCTGTGAGCGTGGTGGTACAAAGTCCACAACCAG attCCTATCAGTGGATTCTGGGtttcctcatcatcactgtcattttcttctACCAGGTTATGAAATAA
- the vamp1b gene encoding synaptobrevin, producing MSAPDAAAPAGAPGAPGAPGADGAPAGPPPGPPNTSSNRRLQQTQAQVEEVVDIMRVNVDKVLERDQKLSELDDRADALQAGASQFESCAAKLKNKYWWKNCKMMIMMGIIGVIVVGIIFLYFFY from the exons AT GTCTGCCCCAGATGCTGCTGCCCCAGCTGGAGCCCCTGGTGCTCCTGGAGCCCCTGGTGCAGATGGAGCCCCAGCTGGCCCACCTCCAGGCCCACCCAACACCTCCAGCAACCGCAGGCTACAGCAGACTCAGGCCCAAGTCGAGGAG GTGGTGGACATCATGCGGGTGAACGTGGACAAGGTTTTGGAAAGGGACCAGAAGCTCTCAGAGTTGGATGACAGAGCGGACGCTCTCCAAGCCGGAGCCTCTCAGTTTGAGAGCTGTGCAGCAAAGCTAAAGAACAAGTACTGGTGGAAGAACTGCAAG ATGATGATCATGATGGGCATCATTGGAGTCATTGTGGTTGGAATAATATTCT TATACTTCTTCTACTGA